The genomic region ATCCTCTGGGAGAAGCCGACCCAGGACACGAGCGACGTCACCGGCAGCTCGGTCTTCGACTTCACCCACGACGGGAAGGCCGAGGTGGTCTACGGGGACGAGTGCTACACGCGCGTCTACGACGGGACCACCGGCTCCATCGAGTTCGAGTCGCCCAACCCGAGCTGCACGGTCTACGAGAACCCGGTGATCGCCGACGTGGACCGCGACGGCCGGGCCGAGATCGTGGTGGCCACCAACAGCGTCTGCAACATCACCTGCCCGTGGGGCGCGCACCAGGGCTCGGGGCGGCACGGCGTCACCGTCTTCAAGGATCTCCGCGACCACTGGGTCTCGACGCGGGCGGTCTGGAACCAGCACAGCTACCACGTCACCAACGTGAACGAGGACGGCAGCCTGCCCTGGCCGGAGCAGGACAACTGGACCACCCCCGGCCTCGACGACTACCGGATGAACGTGATCGGCAACCCCGACTACTCGGCGCCCGACCTCGCCGCCGACCCGCTCGCCGACGTCTCGCTCGACCGCTCCGCCTGCCCCGCCTCCCTCACGGTCGCGGTGCGCGTCTGGAACCGGGGCGCGGTGCTCGTGACCGCCGGCGTGCCCATCGCGGTCTACCAGGGCGCCGCCGGGGGGGCGCTGCTCGCCACCGCCAGGACCGCCGGCGCCATCAAGCCGGGGGCGTTCGAGAGCGTCTCGATCCCGCTCGCCGGCCCGGCCTCGGCGCCGGCCACGGTGACGGTGGTGCTGAACGACGACGGCACGGGGCAGGGCGTGGTGGGCGAGTGCCGGCGCGACAACAACGCCGTCGCCGTCCCGGGCGCCTACTGCCCGGCCGGGGGGAAGTGAGGCGCCCGCGCCGCGAGCAGGCTTCGCAGGCGCGCGAGGTCGAGCGGCTTCTCGAGCCGCTCGTTCGGGAGCAGCGCCAGGGCCTCGCGCTCGGCCCCGGCGAACGCGCCGCCGCTCACGAACACCAGGTCGCGCGCGGCGGCCGGGTCGAGCTGCGCCAGCGCCGCGTGGAACTGCGTCCCGGTCATCTGCGGCATCATCACGTCGCAGAGCACGAGGTCGAACCGCTCTCCCGCCGCGAACCGCTGCAGCGCCTGCCGCCCGGCGGTCTCGCAGACCACCTCGGCGAAGCCGTGCAGCGCCCGGCGCACCGCGCGGCCGATGCCCTCCTCGTCGTCGAGCAGCAGCACGCGCGGGAGGCGGGCCGGGGCGGCGCCCGGCGGCGCGTCGCGCGGCGCGGCGGGGCGGGCCAGGGGCAGGCGGGCCTGGAAGACGTTCCGGCCGCGCCCGCTATCGGCCGTGAGCTCTCCGCCCATCCCGCAGACCAGGGTGCGGCAGATCGAGAGCCCGAGCCCCGCCCCGGCGCCGTCGGCGCGGGTGACGGTGAACGGCTCGAAGACGCGCGGGAGCGCCCGCTCCGGGACGGCCGGGCCGGTGTCGGTCACCTCGAGCACCGCCTGGTCGCCCTCCGCGCGCGCGGCGACCTGGATGAGGTGCCGCTCACGCTCCCCGGGGCGGATGGCGAGGGCGGCGTTGAGCAGGAGGTGGAGCGCCACCTGCCCGAGCCGCGCCGGGTCCCCGCGCACCACCGGCGCCTCGTCCAGGTCGAGCTCGAGCCGGGCGCGGTGGCGGATCTCGTTCCCGGCCAGCGCGAGCGCCCCCTCGACCACCCCGTGCAGCTCCACCGCCGCGAGCCGCTCGTCGGCCGGCTGCGAGAGCTGGCGCAGCTCGCGCACCACGCGGTGGACGCGCCGGGCCCCCTCGAGCGCGTCGGCCACCGCCTCCGCGAGCGCGCGCACCTGCTCGAACCCCGGCGGGCCGCCGGTGGCGAGCGCCGCGAGCTCGCGCTCGACGTAGGAGAGGTTCGAGAGGACGTACGAGAGCGGGTTGTTGAGCTCGTGCGCCAGCCCCCCGGCGAGCGCGCCCAGGGTGGCGAGCCGGTCCGAGGCGGCGAGCTCGCGCAGCATCCGCTCCCGCTCCTCGCGCGCCCGCTGCCGCTCGCTCACGTCGAGCGCGAGGACGAGCTCGCACCGGCGGTCGCCCAGCTCGAGCCCGTGGTTCAGGATCTCCACCGGGAACACCGTCCCGTCCTTCCGCCGGTGGCGCCAGACGCCGGCGGAGGTGGAGCCGCACGGCTGGGCCTGGTGCAGCCACGTCTCGAGCGGCCCGACGTCCTCGCGCGGGCGGATGTCCCGCAGGGTCATGGAGAGGAACTCGGCCCGGCTGTAGCCGTAGCGCGCGACGGCCGCGTCGTTCACCGCCACGAAGGCGAGCGTCGCCCGCTCGAAGACCCACATCGGGTTCGGGTTGTTCTCGAACAGCAGCGTGGCGGGCGCGCCGGCGAGCGGATCGCCGTCGAGCGTCGTCGAGCTCTCCCCCGGGTCGTTGCGCAATCGATCCCCCGATCTCGAACGCAGCGTCCCTGCCTTTCTAGCAGATGGGACGGCCGCGCCGCCTCCGGACGAGCGGCGCCGCCTCGCGCACCTCGGCCTACACGGCGCCGGCCCCGCCCGTGCTAGGGTCCGCCCCCATGGCGGCGGTGAAGCTCATCCTCGAGTACGACGGCACGCGCTACGCCGGCTGGCAGGTGCAGCCGAACGGCCCCTCGATCCAGGCCGAGGTGGAGCGGGCGCTCTCCACCCTCCACAAGGGCCCGCGGCGCGTCACCGCCTCCGGGCGCACCGACGCCGGCGTCCACGCGCGCGGGCAGGTGGCGAGCTTCCAGGAGGAGCGGCCGCTGCCGGTGAAGGCCTACGTGCTCGGGATGAACGCGCTCCTGCCCGAGGACATCGCCGTCCGCGAGGCGGCGCTGCTGCCCGACGGGTTCGACGCCCGGCGCAGCGCGCGGGGCAAGCGCTACCGCTACCGGATCGAGAACCGGCCCGGGCGCGCCCCGCTCTCCCGGCTCCAGTCCTGGCAGGTCTTCCGCCCGCTCGACGCGGACGCGATGCGCGCCGCCGCCGCGCAGCTCCTCGGGCGCCACGACTTCGGGGCCTTCCGGGCCTCGGACTGCGAGGCGGCCCACGCCGTCCGCGAGCTGCGCCGGCTCGACGTGCTCGGGGAGCGCGGCGGGACGATCGAGGTGGTCGCCGAGGCCACCGCGTTCCTGAAGCACATGGTGCGGAACCTGGTGGGCACGCTGGTGGAGTGCGGCCTCGGGCGGCGCGACCCGGCCGGCATGGCGGCGCTGCTCGCCTCGCGCGACCGGACCCGCGCCGGCGCGACCGCGCCGCCGCAGGGACTCTGCCTCGAGGAGGTCTTCTACGAGGACCCGCCCTAGGCGCAAGCCGGTCACTTGAGGATTTCCGCCGTAGCTCCCCTCAGGTGGCGCGGGTCGGCTCGCGCGCCGGCCCGCAGCACGGGCTTCGGCCAGTCCGCCGGCGTCAGTCTGCTCCGACCAACGGCCCCGCCCAGCGAGCGGCCTTTGGGCCGAGAGCTGCCCGGCTCGCCGCAGGCTCGAGTTCCACCACCAACGGGTCGCCTTCGCGAAGGGCGGGGAGGCGACGGCCGACAACATCTGCCTGCGCTGTGCCGCCCACCATGGGCTCGCGACCGAGCACGAGTTCGGCCGCGAGCACGTCGCCCGACGCGTCGCCGAGGCCCGGCAAGCGCGCGAGCGCCGCCGCGTTGCCAAGGCGCCGTCCCCGGGGACGGCGTTCACCACCTCATCTTTCGCGTTCGGCCCGACCTGACCGATGCGCGGGGCGCGTGCAGCTCCGTGCTCCATCCGCCGGTTCCTCCCACCGCGCGCGGCGGGACGAGCTTCCGTGAGTGTTCCTCATCTCGCGGGCGCGGCCTCGTTGCACGGGCCCCCGCGCTCGGGCGCACAGACTCCGTCCGGCGAGGCGGCGGCGCCGCCGCCGAGCTCGGCGCCAACGGTCGCGCGGGTCCCTTCCCTCGTAGTCTTTGCCCAAGACCCGCTCGCTGGGGGGCCGTCGATCGAAGCAGACGCACGCCGGCGGACTGGCTGGCGCGCGAGCCGAGGCCGCATCCCCTGACAGCGAGGGACAGCGGAAGTCACTGAGTGAACGGCATTGGCCCTAGGCGGCCGGCGCGGCCTCGAGCAGCTCCGCCACCTTGCGGCGCAGCGCCCCCGTGTCGAACGGCTTCTCCATCCAGCGGCCGGGGTTCTCCTCGAGGAAGCGCCGCGCGTTCGGGGTGAAGGCGCCGCCGGTCAGGAACAGGACCCGCCCGGCCAGGGCCGGGTCGGCCTGCCGCAGCGCCTCGTAGCACTCCATGCCCGAGATGCCGGGCATCACCAGGTCGAGGAGGACGAGGTCGAAGCGCTCCCCGCCCTGGATCCTCGCGAGGGCCTCGCGGGGGTCCGAGAGCGCCACCACCTCGTGGTCCTCCTCGAGGGTCCGCTGCACCGAGCGGCAGACGAACGGCTCGTCGTCCACCACCAGCAGGCGGCCGCGGCGGCCCGTGGCGCCCGGCGCCGCGGCGGCGGGGACGGCCGGGCGCTCCTCGGCGCGGGCCGCCAGGGTCACGGTGAAGGTGGTGCCGCGCCCGACCGCGCTCTGCACGCCGATGGTGCCGCCCATCGCCTCCACGAGCCCGTGGCAGATGGCGAGCCCGAGCCCCGAGCCCTCGCCGACCGGCTTGGTGGTGAAGAACGGGTCGAACACGTGCTCCAGGTGGTGCGAGGGGATCCCGATCCCGGTGTCGCTGACCGTGAGCTCCACCCGGCCGTCCGGGAGGGTCCGGGTGGCCACGCGGATCTCGTTCTCCGACGGGCGCCCCTCCGGCACCGCCTGGATGGCGTTGATCACGAGGTTCAGCACCACCTGCGCGAGCTCGTGCTCGCTCCCCGTCACCGGCGGCGTCTCGCCGAGCTCGCTCACGAGCCGCGCCCGGGGCCGCGCCTGCGCCTGCGCCATCCGGACCGCCGCCTGGGCCGCCTCGCGCAGGTCGGCGCGGCCGTGCTCCTCCCGCTCCCGCCGGCTGAAGGTGCGGAGGCTGCGGACGATCTCGCCGATGCGACGGGCTCCGTCGCGCGCCTCGTCCAGGACGTCGCGGGTGGTCGCGAGGTCGGCCTCCAGCCCCGGCCCCCGCGGCGGGAGCTGCCGCTCGAGGTACTCGAGGTTGGTGAGCAGGTAGGAGAGCGGGTTGTTGATCTCGTGGGCCACGCCGGCCGCGAGGGTGCCGATCGAGGCGAGCCGGTCGGCGAAGGTGAGCTGCGCCTGGAGCCGGAGCCGCTCCACCTCCGCGGCCTGGCGCTCG from Anaeromyxobacter paludicola harbors:
- the truA gene encoding tRNA pseudouridine(38-40) synthase TruA, with product MAAVKLILEYDGTRYAGWQVQPNGPSIQAEVERALSTLHKGPRRVTASGRTDAGVHARGQVASFQEERPLPVKAYVLGMNALLPEDIAVREAALLPDGFDARRSARGKRYRYRIENRPGRAPLSRLQSWQVFRPLDADAMRAAAAQLLGRHDFGAFRASDCEAAHAVRELRRLDVLGERGGTIEVVAEATAFLKHMVRNLVGTLVECGLGRRDPAGMAALLASRDRTRAGATAPPQGLCLEEVFYEDPP
- a CDS encoding sensor histidine kinase — encoded protein: MRNDPGESSTTLDGDPLAGAPATLLFENNPNPMWVFERATLAFVAVNDAAVARYGYSRAEFLSMTLRDIRPREDVGPLETWLHQAQPCGSTSAGVWRHRRKDGTVFPVEILNHGLELGDRRCELVLALDVSERQRAREERERMLRELAASDRLATLGALAGGLAHELNNPLSYVLSNLSYVERELAALATGGPPGFEQVRALAEAVADALEGARRVHRVVRELRQLSQPADERLAAVELHGVVEGALALAGNEIRHRARLELDLDEAPVVRGDPARLGQVALHLLLNAALAIRPGERERHLIQVAARAEGDQAVLEVTDTGPAVPERALPRVFEPFTVTRADGAGAGLGLSICRTLVCGMGGELTADSGRGRNVFQARLPLARPAAPRDAPPGAAPARLPRVLLLDDEEGIGRAVRRALHGFAEVVCETAGRQALQRFAAGERFDLVLCDVMMPQMTGTQFHAALAQLDPAAARDLVFVSGGAFAGAEREALALLPNERLEKPLDLARLRSLLAARAPHFPPAGQ